From the Bacteroides sp. genome, the window TAACCAAAATGAGCAAGCTTTACCGCATGGGTATCCTCTCGGCCTTTGCCATTGCCATTCACAACTTCCCCGAAGGCCTAGCCACCTTTGTTGCAGCCTTGCAGGATCTTTCGCTGGGCATCCCCATTGCCGTGGCCATTGCCATCCACAACATCCCTGAAGGCATCGCCATTTCAGTGCCCATCCATCATGCCACTGGCAGCAAGCGCAAGGCTTTCAAATATTCCTTCCTTTCCGGGCTGGCCGAACCTATTGGAGCCATAGTCGGTTATCTTGTCCTGATGCCGTTTATGAGCGACTCGGTTTTTGGTTTTCTCTTTGGTGCTGTGGCTGGTATCATGGTTTTCATCTCCATCGACAACCTGCTTCCTGCGGCCCGCGAATACGGCGAACCCCACCTTTCCATTTATGGCCTCATCGCGGGGATGGCCCTGATGGCTGTCAGCCTGTTGATGTTTACCTGGTAAGCAACACCCGGATTTTTCCCGGCAACTTTTTTATAAAATTTGCCCTTCAGCAAACCGAAGGCTCCGGAGTTGTTTTTTTTTAAGAACTTATCCTGACAGCTTAATTTCCTGCTTAAATTTCCAGTAAAAAAATGGCTAAGGCCCCTCGTCTGAAACAGGGAAGAAGCAGCAACCAGGTTCGGAGTTAATACGGAGTTTATACGGTTTAAACCGTATAAACTCCGTATTAACTCCGTATTAACTATTACCGTGATATGTCAATAGTATTGATTTCCATATACTTAAATAAATATGAAAAATATTAAAAAAGGGAAAAAAATAGCTTAATGGTGTTTAAGAACATAGTCCCTGGCTGCACGATTCAGCAATCCTTCCAAAGTCCTGGCCATTTTGTTGTAAAAGCGTTTTTCACGGAAACCTACCACCCATTGAATGCCTGAGATGGCATTGGTGAGAAATATCTCGTCGGCATCTGACAATTCGAAAGACTCAAGGGGGCGTTCTTCCACCCCGATGCCCTGGCTTCTTGCCAGATCGATGACTACCGATCGCATGACACCCTCCACGCAAGCCTGGTCAAGCGATGGGGTCACTATTCGCTTATCTTTTACCAGAAACAGGTTTGAGCTGGTGGCTTCAGCCAGGAGGCGTTCATCATTGATCAGCAGACAATCGTCCAGGCCCTTTTCTTTGCAAAAGATCCCGGCCATCACATAGACCAGTGCACTTGAACTTTTGATGTTGCTTAATGCATGACAGGATTTATAGTAATCCTCAAAGATGTCAACAAGCAAGCCTTTCTTATTGAGGCTGTAATAAGCGCTTTTGAGGGGGGAAGTTTCAATCAGGTAATCCACCCCATTTAGTTGTGGTGTATAAAAGCCCCCTTCCTGGCGAAACAGGGCAAACCTGACCCGTGCGGGTTCGTCCTCCTTATGGTTTTCCCTGTAAAGATTCAGAATATCCCGGGCAAACTTTTCCTGATCATAGCCACTGGGAAGTTCCATTTTCAGCAAGCCTGAATCTTTTGAGAGGCGCTGAAAATGTCTTTCAGCCCATAGGACTTTCCCGTTTTCGACCCGGATGGTTTCAAACAGCCCATCGCCATAACGAAATGAACGATTTGCCAGTGAAAGCCCGAAGCCATCACGATCCAACAGTTTACCATTGAACGATATCTTACTTGGCATA encodes:
- a CDS encoding aminotransferase class IV encodes the protein MPSKISFNGKLLDRDGFGLSLANRSFRYGDGLFETIRVENGKVLWAERHFQRLSKDSGLLKMELPSGYDQEKFARDILNLYRENHKEDEPARVRFALFRQEGGFYTPQLNGVDYLIETSPLKSAYYSLNKKGLLVDIFEDYYKSCHALSNIKSSSALVYVMAGIFCKEKGLDDCLLINDERLLAEATSSNLFLVKDKRIVTPSLDQACVEGVMRSVVIDLARSQGIGVEERPLESFELSDADEIFLTNAISGIQWVVGFREKRFYNKMARTLEGLLNRAARDYVLKHH
- the zupT gene encoding zinc transporter ZupT; the protein is MENIADCYSDNCQLLIAFGLTLFAGLSTGIGSAIAFFAKKTNKKFLSVSLGFSAGVMIYVSFVEIFFKAKEILIIEHGLRHGYLLTLLAFFTGMVFIAIIDKLVPSFENPHEIKMVEEMKNQPAEITKMSKLYRMGILSAFAIAIHNFPEGLATFVAALQDLSLGIPIAVAIAIHNIPEGIAISVPIHHATGSKRKAFKYSFLSGLAEPIGAIVGYLVLMPFMSDSVFGFLFGAVAGIMVFISIDNLLPAAREYGEPHLSIYGLIAGMALMAVSLLMFTW